A stretch of Brassica napus cultivar Da-Ae chromosome C6, Da-Ae, whole genome shotgun sequence DNA encodes these proteins:
- the BNAC06G33620D gene encoding auxin-responsive protein SAUR78, producing the protein MAKVGKLTKLKSAIKKWPSFAKNHHHSSSSAAVSDELSEDNNLHVVYVGQTRRPYMLRPDIISHPLFQELVKKEDPLEHDREIVVACEVVLFEHLLWMLKTGQEGGSVEELAEFYTY; encoded by the coding sequence ATGGCCAAAGTTGGGAAGCTGACAAAGCTCAAGTCGGCCATAAAGAAATGGCCTTCCTTCGCCAAGAACCACCACCACTCATCCTCCTCCGCCGCTGTATCCGACGAGCTCTCAGAGGACAACAATCTCCATGTTGTTTATGTTGGTCAGACTCGAAGACCTTACATGCTTAGACCAGACATCATCTCTCACCCACTTTTTCAAGAACTGGTCAAGAAGGAGGATCCGTTGGAACATGATCGTGAGATTGTTGTAGCTTGTGAAGTTGTTTTGTTCGAGCACTTGTTGTGGATGCTCAAGACTGGTCAAGAAGGAGGATCCGTTGAAGAATTGGCTGAGTTCTATACTTATTAA